The Candidatus Palauibacter australiensis sequence TCCCCGACGGCTTCCCGTTCGCGACGGCGGCCGTCGCGCCCCTCGTATACCAGACGGCATGGCGCGGGCTCCTGTCGCGAGGGCGGCTGGCGCCGGGAGAGACGGTCCTCGTCACCGGGGCCTCGGGCGGCGTCTCCACCGCCGCGATTCAGATCGCGAAACACCACGGGGCGCGGGTATTCGCGGTCACGAGCGGACCCGACAACGTCCGGCGCGTGCAGGCGCTCGGAGCGGACCTCGTCATCGATCGTCTCGAGGAGGATTTTTCGCGACGCGTCTGGATGGAGACGGGGAAGCGCGGCGTCGACCTCGTCCTCGACAGCGTGGGCGCGGCGACGTGGGAGGGCTGCGTCCGCGCGTTGGCGCCTGCGGGCAGGATGGTCGTGTACGGCGCGACGACCGGGCCGAAGGGCACGCTCAGCATCGCGCGCCTGTTCTGGAGCCAGACATCGATCATGGGGACCACGATGGCGACGCGTGCCGAGTTCGAGGCGGTGATGGCACTCGTGCTGGACGGCACCCTCACGCCGGTCGTCGATGACGTGTGGCCGCTCGACCGGGCGCGCGAGGCCCACGAGCGGCTGGAGGCGGGCGGAGTCTTCGGGAAGCTCGTCCTCGAGCCGTGACCCCCGTGACAGCTCCGGGGCGCGCCGAGCGGTTCCGGAGCCTCGCGGAAACCGCCTACGACATCCTCGTCATCGGAGGCGGCATCTCCGGCGCGGCCGTCGCGCGCGACGCGGCCCGCCGCGGATTTCGAACCGCTCTCGTCGAAG is a genomic window containing:
- a CDS encoding zinc-binding dehydrogenase gives rise to the protein PDGFPFATAAVAPLVYQTAWRGLLSRGRLAPGETVLVTGASGGVSTAAIQIAKHHGARVFAVTSGPDNVRRVQALGADLVIDRLEEDFSRRVWMETGKRGVDLVLDSVGAATWEGCVRALAPAGRMVVYGATTGPKGTLSIARLFWSQTSIMGTTMATRAEFEAVMALVLDGTLTPVVDDVWPLDRAREAHERLEAGGVFGKLVLEP